In Quercus robur chromosome 11, dhQueRobu3.1, whole genome shotgun sequence, the following proteins share a genomic window:
- the LOC126706998 gene encoding uncharacterized protein LOC126706998, producing MEALIKLKQSTTVAAYKSQFEMLSNRIRNLPECHKLSCFMSGLKDEVRLAVKIQNPRSLNAAFGLTKIQKEYLQSCRETYKPVYEFNKNNWQSSSSVVVKIDNKGDIISRMPIKKVSSAQMEERRKKGLCYYYDTKWHRGHQCKELKLFLMEGMDVIGEEKVLAVEEQPNFEPEQSEITLYALLGSPSPGTMRVLGQIRGHWVVILLDTGSSHNFLDFTLIMQQTCADQMQQLVPEVQTLLDEFATVFEDPKGLPPSRGHEHQIMLKPGTQPICQRPYSNNLHDHVAHLKQVLHILFDNKLFAKRSKCAFACSEVEYLGHIISSEGVIADPKKTVAMLEWAVPKTVKALRGFLGLTGYYIKFIRHYGQIASPLTDLLKKDAFEWTDKATKAFEDLKRAISQPLVLALPDFSKPFLIECDTSSYGLGVVLLQGNRPLAFHSQVLKGKSVHLSTYEKELLALVQAVKKCPTWIEELKASYANDLGVQKIFQSIQDGTASTGKFSVTNGLLLYKGWIYLGDRCKLKGKVLELVHDSPLGCHSGFLKTLHRAKKDWFWWGMKKDLKDYIKCCEVCQRIKHETTKPAGLLQPLAIPYKPWIDISMDFMEGLPKSQKQDVVFVVMDRLTRFDHFIPLSHPYFAAKVATLFMQHVFKLHGMPISIVSDRDPIFTSTFWGELFKKQGVELSMSSSYHPQSDRQT from the exons ATGGAAGCCTTAATAAAATTGAAGCAAAGCACCACTGTTGCAGCTTACAAAAGCCAATTTGAGATGTTGAGCAATAGGATAAGAAATTTGCCAGAATGCCATAAGTTGAGTTGTTTCATGAGTGGTCTTAAGGATGAAGTGAGACTAGCTGTGAAGATACAGAATCCAAGATCTCTAAATGCAGCTTTTGGGTTGACCAAGATTCAAAAAGAATATTTGCAGTCTTGTAGGGAGACTTATAAACCTGTCTATGAGTTCAACAAGAACAATTggcaatcatcatcatcagttGTGGTTAAAATTGATAACAAGGGTGATATTATATCAAGGATGCCTATAAAAAAGGTGTCATCAGCTCAGATGgaggagagaagaaagaaggggCTTTGTTACTATTATGATACTAAATGGCATCGAGGACACCAATGCAAAGAATTAAAGTTgtttctcatggaaggcatggATGTTATTGGTGAAGAAAAAGTGCTAGCAGTGGAGGAACAACCAAATTTTGAGCCTGAGCAATCTGAGATTACACTGTATGCTTTGCTGGGTAGTCCCTCTCCAGGAACTATGAGGGTTTTGGGGCAGATTAGGGGACATTGGGTTGTTATTCTCCTTGATACAGGAAGCTCCCATAATTTTCTGGATTTTACCTTG ATTATGCAGCAAACTTGTGCAGATCAGATGCAACAACTTGTACCAGAGGTGCAGACTTTGTTAGATGAGTTTGCTACAGTTTTTGAAGATCCAAAGGGACTGCCTCCTTCTAGAGGTCATGAACATCAGATTATGCTTAAGCCAGGTACTCAGCCCATTTGTCAAAGACCTTACAG CAACAATTTGCATGATCATGTGGCACATTTGAAACAAGTTTTACATAtcttatttgataataaattgtttgccaaaagaagcaaaTGTGCTTTTGCTTGTTCTGAAGTCGAGTATTTGGGGCATATTATTTCTAGTGAAGGAGTCATAGCAGATCCTAAGAAGACAGTAGCTATGCTAGAATGGGCTGTTCCTAAAACAGTGAAAGCTCTAAGGGGTTTCCTTGGCTTGACTGgttattacataaaatttatcaGGCATTATGGTCAAATTGCTTCTCCACTTACTGACTTACTCAAAAAGGATGCATTTGAGTGGACTGACAAGGCAACTAAAGCATTTGAGGATCTTAAAAGAGCTATCTCTCAACCTCTTGTGTTAGCACTGCCGGATTTCTCAAAACCATTTTTGATAGAATGTGATACTTCTAGTTATGGACTTGGAGTTGTACTGCTGCAAGGCAATAGACCCTTGGCTTTTCATAGTCAAGTTTTAAAAGGGAAGAGTGTTCATTTGTCCACTTATGAAAAGGAGTTGTTAGCCTTGGTCCAAGCAGTTAAAAAATG CCCCACTTGGATTGAGGAGCTTAAGGCTAGTTATGCAAATGATCTAGGAGTGCAAAAGATTTTTCAGTCTATTCAAGACGGGACTGCCAGTACAGGGAAGTTTAGTGTGACAAATGGCTTATTATTGTACAAGGGATGGATTTACTTGGGTGATAGATGCAAGTTGAAGGGTAAGGTACTTGAATTGGTCCATGATAGCCCTTTGGGTTGCCATTCCGGTTTTCTAAAAACATTACATAGAGCCAAGAAAGATTGGTTTTGGTGGGGTATGAAGAAAGACCTGAAAGACTACATTAAGTGTTGTGAGGTATGTCAACGAATCAAACATGAGACAACTAAACCAGCTGGGTTGTTGCAGCCTTTGGCTATTCCTTATAAGCCTTGGATTGACATTAGCATGGACTTTATGGAAGGTTTGCCCAAGTCTCAGAAACAAGATGTTGTGTTCGTAGTAATGGATAGGCTAACCAGGTTTGACCATTTTATTCCTCTCTCCCATCCTTATTTTGCAGCAAAAGTTGCAACTCTGTTTATGCAGCATGTGTTCAAGCTCCATGGCATGCCTATTTCTATTGTGAGTGATAGGGATCCAATTTTTACCTCAACATTTTGGGGAGAGTTGTTCAAAAAACAAGGTGTTGAGTTATCTATGTCATCATCCTATCATCCACAATCTGATAGGCAGACATAA
- the LOC126707370 gene encoding auxin-binding protein ABP19a-like: protein MILPLFFIFCLFSSSHAAVQDFCVGDLTAPQGPAGYSCKNPSKVTVNDFVFSGLGTPGNTSNLIKAAVTPAFAAQFPGVNGLGISFARLDLAPGGVVPFHTHPGGSEILLVVQGTILAGFVSSANTVYFKSLKKGDIMVFPQGLLHFQVNAGGSVAIAFVSFSSSSPGLQILDYALFGNNLPTELVAATTFLDTAQIKKLKGVLGGTG, encoded by the coding sequence ATGATACTtcccttattcttcattttttgtcTCTTCAGCAGCTCCCATGCTGCTGTGCAAGACTTCTGTGTCGGTGACCTCACGGCTCCTCAAGGCCCTGCAGGCTACTCTTGCAAGAATCCTTCAAAGGTCACAGTGaatgattttgttttctctgGCCTAGGCACTCCTGGTAACACCTCAAATCTTATTAAAGCCGCAGTGACACCAGCATTCGCTGCGCAATTTCCTGGTGTCAATGGCCTTGGAATTTCTTTTGCTCGTTTAGACTTGGCACCTGGCGGAGTTGTGCCATTTCACACACATCCTGGAGGTTCAGAAATCTTACTTGTTGTGCAAGGAACAATCCTTGCCGGGTTTGTTTCCTCAGCTAACACTGTATACTTTAAATCCCTTAAGAAGGGTGACATTATGGTTTTCCCTCAAGGATTACTTCACTTCCAAGTAAATGCAGGAGGGTCTGTGGCTATTGCATTTGTTAGCTTCAGTAGTTCGAGCCCAGGTCTCCAAATTCTGGACTATGCTTTGTTTGGGAACAATTTACCTACTGAATTGGTAGCAGCAACTACTTTCCTTGACACAGCTCAGATTAAAAAGCTTAAAGGTGTTCTTGGTGGAACCGGTTAA